Proteins from a genomic interval of Treponema brennaborense DSM 12168:
- the rplS gene encoding 50S ribosomal protein L19 — protein sequence MMDLIQTIEESQKRADIESFKVGDTVKVYFKIVEGKTERIQVYEGLVICFKNSGVRRTFTVRKNSYGVGVERIFPVNSPRIAKVELVRPGKVRRSKLYYIRDKVGKAAKIKELIIKKSDIQAAK from the coding sequence ATTATGGATTTGATTCAGACTATTGAAGAATCGCAGAAAAGAGCCGATATCGAATCGTTCAAAGTGGGCGATACGGTAAAAGTATATTTCAAGATCGTTGAAGGTAAAACGGAACGTATCCAGGTGTATGAAGGGCTGGTTATCTGCTTTAAGAATTCCGGTGTCCGCCGTACTTTCACGGTTCGCAAGAATTCGTACGGCGTAGGTGTCGAACGTATATTTCCGGTCAATTCTCCGCGTATTGCGAAAGTCGAATTGGTTCGCCCCGGTAAAGTCCGCCGTTCCAAGCTGTACTATATCCGTGATAAAGTCGGTAAGGCTGCGAAAATCAAGGAACTTATTATCAAGAAGTCCGATATTCAGGCTGCAAAATAA
- a CDS encoding YraN family protein produces the protein MNWKNSSKINRSRGVPISTRSVGLDGENRAAAYLESAGYSVLFRNWRTRCGEIDIIARKGSVLVFAEVKTLPSGNVETLAHELGARKRKRIIETAKYFLAMYRQYNDSCIRFDVLVVDMPGFDPIYHIENAFSEFI, from the coding sequence ATGAATTGGAAGAACTCCAGTAAAATCAACCGCAGCCGCGGCGTCCCGATATCGACCCGCAGTGTCGGCCTCGACGGAGAAAACCGCGCCGCCGCCTATCTGGAATCTGCCGGATATTCGGTTTTGTTCCGTAACTGGCGGACACGCTGCGGTGAAATCGATATAATAGCGCGTAAAGGCTCGGTACTCGTTTTTGCGGAAGTAAAAACGCTGCCGAGCGGTAACGTGGAGACGCTGGCGCACGAATTGGGAGCTCGTAAGCGGAAAAGAATTATCGAAACGGCTAAATATTTCCTTGCTATGTATCGACAATATAATGACAGCTGCATCAGATTTGATGTGCTGGTTGTTGATATGCCGGGATTTGATCCTATATATCATATAGAAAATGCCTTTTCGGAGTTCATATGA
- a CDS encoding EscU/YscU/HrcU family type III secretion system export apparatus switch protein — MDEFQAAGCASGVRKAVALQYPAGADAPFIAVSAKGALADRVEALAKELGIPVKKDEILANVLSVCDAGSYVPVQTYEALAKIFIFIQKVENDGNTGF; from the coding sequence TTGGATGAATTTCAGGCGGCCGGCTGTGCGTCCGGTGTGCGTAAAGCCGTCGCGCTGCAGTATCCGGCAGGGGCGGACGCGCCGTTTATCGCCGTTTCGGCGAAAGGTGCGCTTGCCGATCGGGTAGAAGCGCTTGCAAAAGAACTTGGAATTCCCGTTAAAAAAGATGAAATTCTTGCAAACGTACTGTCCGTCTGTGATGCGGGGTCTTACGTTCCGGTACAGACGTACGAAGCGCTTGCGAAAATTTTTATATTTATTCAGAAAGTTGAGAACGATGGAAACACAGGGTTTTAA
- the trmD gene encoding tRNA (guanosine(37)-N1)-methyltransferase TrmD, with amino-acid sequence MKFHVLTLFPEIPRAFFESSIMAKAVDRGIIAYDLVNIRDFAFDKHKTCDDSPYGGGAGMLMLPEPLGLALESVKARRKRVIYVTPSGKPFTQKLAQELSREEELVFICGRYEGIDQRIIDSWVDDEISIGDYVLSSGEIAATVIIDAVYRLVDGVISSESLDEESYSGGLLEYPQYTRPEVYGGMSVPEVLLSGHHENIRKWRLEKRLAKTLANRPDMVCEARRDGLLTAEAEQMIETITGQVRKSVRKKKRPKTDKFSGRSD; translated from the coding sequence ATGAAGTTCCACGTGCTGACCTTGTTTCCCGAGATTCCGCGTGCTTTTTTTGAAAGCTCAATCATGGCAAAAGCGGTCGATCGGGGGATTATTGCCTACGATTTAGTGAATATCAGGGATTTTGCCTTTGATAAACACAAGACGTGTGATGACAGCCCGTACGGCGGCGGAGCGGGGATGCTGATGCTTCCCGAACCGCTTGGACTTGCGCTTGAATCGGTCAAGGCGCGCCGGAAACGCGTTATTTACGTAACGCCGTCCGGCAAACCTTTTACGCAGAAGCTGGCGCAGGAATTGAGCCGGGAAGAAGAGCTCGTTTTTATCTGCGGACGGTACGAAGGTATCGATCAGCGGATCATCGATTCGTGGGTGGACGACGAAATCTCTATCGGGGATTACGTATTGTCCTCCGGTGAAATCGCGGCGACGGTCATTATCGACGCCGTGTACCGTCTGGTTGACGGTGTCATTTCGAGCGAATCGCTGGACGAAGAAAGCTATTCCGGCGGACTTCTTGAATATCCGCAGTACACGCGGCCGGAAGTGTACGGCGGCATGAGCGTGCCCGAAGTGTTGTTGTCAGGGCATCATGAAAATATCAGGAAGTGGCGGCTTGAAAAGCGGCTGGCCAAAACGCTTGCGAACAGACCCGACATGGTGTGTGAAGCGCGGCGCGACGGTCTGCTGACTGCTGAAGCCGAACAAATGATTGAGACGATAACCGGACAGGTGCGTAAATCCGTCCGCAAAAAAAAACGTCCGAAAACCGATAAATTTTCCGGACGTTCCGATTGA